From the Pseudomonas putida genome, one window contains:
- a CDS encoding DEAD/DEAH box helicase, whose translation MRAHKGWQIGFDRRTLRRGQEYADEDRSEIVSILDMTIRAQCKGSAGRTYYQRITLDMTEDGLECEGTCSCPVGENCKHCAAALYLLEQGPDCSEGDQETSPAPMEAVQQSLDLPPELAHWVETLEVTAEPSEPAKRKGPSLYYLLSNEHGRCMLSVFKGTRQADGQLTLGRPGSLPELLYYTPRYVTDEDLRILRLIDALGKDYSLPIARLEGKKGAELYEFALASGRLMWGHQTPLSPGPALQAEFRWVRLDNGSYRGAWQHDGKVHDTALPLDPLYYIDTQTGLTGKLLHDLDPFVASQLASAPTVPEHLIIPLSHRLNALNRQVPTPTSVRSEVVEHIQPKPHLTLGSLEFSAYMPKTGRMQRQMQHRAALAFDYDGLRASGSDDKPLTRLVDTTSQRIRRQPQAEQTLRKVLRDLGFKPATRQSKALPDSAGEMLQLPDDEAWLRFARDGLPRLREAGWDIDIHRDFAFNLQDVDDWYASIDEAPGHEWFDLELGIVVEGQRHSLLPIVLQLLRSNPELLRPSELARRSDDEHLLIDLNRGRLDSPALRVALPYGRIKAVMGTLGELYLHEDAVGPTLRMDRADAARLNDIEHLPLHWEGGAHVRDLGRRLRDARDLQVDVPDGLNATLRPYQQQGLNWLQALREMGTGGILGDDMGLGKTLQALAHLLLEKQSGRLTAPALAVMPTSLVPNWLDEARRFAPDLRVLALHGPGRSKHFAKLHDYDLVLSTYALVPRDLEHLRAQAWHVLVLDEAQNIKSSTSKAALAVCDLQANQRLCLTGTPMENNLGELWSIFHFLMPGWLGDVKRFNQDYRTPIERHADTERLAHLVSRVRPFLLRRTKEQVATELPAKTEMVHWVELSDAQRDTYEAVRVAMDKKVRDEIARNGAARSQIVILDALLKLRQVCCDLRLVKGVETKGNQADKGKLGALLEMLEELLSEGRRVLLFSQFTSMLALIEQELEKRKIRYSLLTGDTRDRRTPVQQFQQGDSEVFLISLKAGGVGLNLTAADTVIHFDPWWNPASEKQATDRAYRIGQDKPVFVFKLITRGTVEEKIQALQQEKAALAASLLDGGQAGQWRLGDDEIEALFAPLPGKRGR comes from the coding sequence GTGCGTGCACACAAAGGCTGGCAGATCGGGTTTGATCGCAGGACCCTGCGGCGCGGCCAGGAATATGCCGATGAAGACAGAAGCGAGATCGTGTCGATCCTTGACATGACGATCCGTGCTCAATGCAAAGGTTCGGCAGGCCGCACTTACTATCAGCGCATTACTCTGGACATGACTGAGGATGGCCTGGAATGCGAAGGCACGTGCTCTTGCCCTGTAGGAGAGAACTGCAAGCATTGCGCAGCCGCTCTGTATCTACTGGAACAGGGTCCGGATTGCTCCGAGGGCGATCAAGAAACGTCGCCCGCCCCTATGGAAGCCGTACAGCAGTCACTTGACCTGCCCCCTGAGCTCGCCCATTGGGTAGAGACCCTGGAAGTTACGGCAGAGCCTTCAGAGCCCGCCAAGCGCAAAGGCCCCTCGCTCTACTACCTGCTCAGTAACGAGCACGGCAGGTGCATGCTCAGCGTTTTCAAAGGCACACGACAAGCCGATGGCCAGTTGACTCTGGGGCGCCCTGGCTCACTGCCTGAACTGCTTTACTACACGCCGCGCTATGTAACGGATGAAGACCTGCGCATCCTGAGGCTGATTGATGCCCTCGGCAAAGATTACAGTCTGCCCATTGCCAGGCTGGAGGGGAAAAAAGGCGCAGAGCTGTACGAATTCGCACTGGCTAGCGGGCGCTTGATGTGGGGTCATCAAACGCCATTGTCCCCCGGCCCTGCACTACAAGCCGAATTTCGTTGGGTAAGGCTCGACAACGGCAGCTATCGCGGCGCCTGGCAGCACGATGGCAAAGTGCATGACACAGCACTGCCACTGGACCCGCTCTACTACATTGACACCCAGACGGGGCTTACCGGCAAACTGCTGCATGATCTGGATCCCTTTGTTGCCAGCCAGTTGGCAAGTGCACCTACGGTGCCAGAGCATCTGATCATCCCGCTGAGCCATCGGCTGAACGCGCTGAATCGCCAGGTCCCTACCCCCACAAGCGTGCGCAGCGAAGTGGTCGAGCATATTCAACCCAAGCCCCACCTGACCCTTGGCAGCCTCGAATTCAGTGCCTACATGCCCAAGACCGGGCGCATGCAGCGGCAGATGCAGCACCGCGCCGCCCTGGCCTTTGACTATGACGGCCTGCGCGCCAGCGGCAGCGACGACAAACCACTGACCCGCCTGGTCGACACCACCAGCCAGCGCATCCGCCGCCAGCCCCAGGCCGAGCAGACGCTGCGCAAGGTGCTGCGCGACCTCGGCTTCAAGCCCGCCACCCGGCAGAGCAAGGCCCTGCCCGACAGCGCTGGCGAGATGCTCCAGCTGCCCGACGACGAAGCCTGGTTGCGCTTCGCCCGAGATGGCCTGCCACGCTTGCGAGAAGCCGGCTGGGACATCGACATCCACCGCGACTTCGCCTTCAACCTGCAGGACGTGGACGACTGGTACGCCAGCATCGACGAAGCACCCGGGCATGAATGGTTCGACCTGGAGCTGGGCATCGTGGTCGAAGGCCAGCGCCACAGCCTGCTGCCGATCGTGCTGCAACTGCTGCGCAGCAACCCTGAGCTGCTGCGCCCCAGCGAGCTGGCGCGGCGCAGCGACGATGAGCACCTGCTGATCGACCTCAATCGCGGCCGCCTTGACAGCCCGGCCTTGCGCGTCGCCCTGCCCTACGGCCGCATCAAGGCGGTGATGGGCACCCTCGGCGAGCTGTATCTGCACGAAGATGCGGTTGGCCCGACCCTGCGCATGGACCGCGCCGACGCCGCACGCCTGAACGACATCGAGCACCTGCCGTTGCACTGGGAAGGCGGCGCCCATGTGCGCGACCTCGGCCGGCGCCTGCGCGATGCCCGCGACCTGCAGGTCGACGTGCCGGACGGGCTCAACGCCACCTTGCGGCCCTACCAGCAGCAGGGCCTGAACTGGCTGCAGGCTCTGCGCGAAATGGGTACCGGCGGCATCCTCGGCGACGACATGGGCCTGGGCAAGACCCTTCAGGCCCTGGCTCACCTGCTGCTGGAAAAACAGTCCGGGCGCCTGACCGCTCCGGCACTGGCGGTGATGCCCACCAGCCTGGTGCCCAACTGGCTCGACGAAGCCCGACGCTTCGCCCCCGATCTGCGCGTACTGGCCCTGCACGGCCCAGGTCGCAGCAAGCACTTTGCCAAGTTGCACGATTACGACCTGGTGCTCAGCACCTATGCCCTGGTACCACGCGACCTGGAACACCTGCGCGCGCAAGCCTGGCATGTGCTGGTGCTGGACGAGGCACAGAACATCAAGAGCAGCACCAGCAAGGCCGCCCTCGCCGTCTGCGACCTGCAGGCCAACCAGCGCCTGTGTCTGACCGGCACGCCAATGGAGAACAACCTGGGTGAGTTGTGGTCGATCTTCCACTTCCTCATGCCCGGCTGGCTGGGGGACGTGAAACGCTTCAACCAGGATTACCGCACCCCGATCGAACGCCACGCCGACACCGAGCGCCTGGCCCACCTGGTCAGCCGGGTGCGCCCATTCCTGCTGCGCCGCACCAAGGAACAAGTGGCCACCGAGCTGCCGGCCAAGACCGAAATGGTCCACTGGGTCGAGCTCAGCGACGCCCAGCGCGACACCTACGAAGCGGTGCGCGTGGCCATGGACAAGAAGGTCCGCGACGAAATCGCCCGCAATGGTGCGGCGCGCAGCCAGATCGTTATCCTCGACGCCCTGCTCAAGCTGCGCCAGGTGTGCTGCGACCTGCGTCTTGTCAAAGGGGTCGAGACCAAGGGCAACCAGGCCGACAAGGGCAAGCTCGGCGCGCTGTTGGAGATGCTCGAAGAGCTGCTCAGCGAGGGGCGCCGGGTCCTGCTGTTCTCGCAGTTCACCTCGATGCTGGCACTGATCGAGCAGGAGCTGGAAAAGCGCAAGATCCGCTACAGCCTGCTCACCGGTGACACCCGCGACCGGCGCACGCCGGTGCAACAGTTCCAGCAGGGGGACAGCGAAGTGTTCCTGATCAGCCTCAAGGCTGGGGGTGTGGGGTTGAACCTCACCGCTGCGGATACCGTGATCCACTTCGACCCGTGGTGGAACCCTGCCAGCGAGAAACAGGCGACCGACCGCGCCTACCGGATTGGCCAGGACAAGCCGGTGTTTGTGTTCAAGCTGATTACCCGGGGGACGGTGGAAGAGAAGATCCAGGCGCTGCAGCAGGAGAAGGCAGCGCTGGCGGCGAGCCTGCTCGATGGTGGACAGGCGGGGCAGTGGCGGCTGGGGGATGACGAGATCGAGGCGCTGTTTGCTCCATTACCAGGCAAGCGTGGACGCTAA